The DNA region GTTAGCAGTGCTGGTGGCGCTTCTCGAAGTGACTCCGGGGCACTTGGGGCCTCGGTCATACCAGCCCcggctggagcctgggagccgggTGTCTGAGGACGACTGGGCACCCGCCTGGATGCCTGTCTCGGGCGGTAACTCCAGCGAGGAGAGTGTCCCAGGGCTGCAGACTAGGAGGCAGGCGCACTCCACCCAGGCGGACTGCCCCACCTCACCGCCAGCTCCGCCTGCGGGGTGGGTGTTTTGATTCCCAAGCATCAGTCTGCCTCCTTCTGGAGCCTGCCTTGGAGGGCTTCATTTCGTTTCATCCTAATGGTTTTGAGTGCAGGCAGGCCGAGCTCTCCAGGGACCAGCCTAGGGCCTCAGACCCCAGACTGAGGGCTCTCATTAGGGCAAGCCAGGCCAGCCTTAATGCCTCCAAGGGTGCAGCTAATGAGGAGGGGGCTGTCAGCTTGTGCTGGGTGGCGGGGGGCCGCGGGAGGCTGCAGTTGTCCAAGGAAAGGTGGGCAGAGCCAGAGGGGCCTGGGCCAGGCCATTCTGGGGGAGCAGGTGGGGAGGGTGGCCTCAGGCAGTCTGATGGGGTCCGGGCTCCTGTGAACGCTCCTCCATCTTCCCTGACTCAACTGAAAGCAGCCACCAGGGCAGAGTGACCCTCAGCTGGCATCCATGGTGCCGGGCGCAGAGTGCGGGCCAGGCCTGCAGAGTGGGGCGGGCGGGCTGGAGGGCGGCCTGGGAGCTGCCTCTAGGGAGCAGATGCTCAGCACACAGGAGGTAGCCGCGGTGTGCCGGACGCCCCAGGCAAAGCCAGCAGGGCCTGCGGAGGCGTCCCGTGTGGCGAGGGGCCAGGTCTCTGTGCACCCTCTGCAGGCTCTGCACGAGTCCACTCTGGGGGCCCATttcagggcctggtgggctgccatctgccTGGCCGGGAGTAGCTCTTCTTGTGTCCCGGGCAGAAAACAGTTTCCACACGCTCGCTTTCCTAGTCTTGGGCGTGTGACCACCTCCCTCAGCATTCACAGACAGACATGGCAGCGTCCTAGTGGAAGAGTGGGGTGGGAACCCACTGCGTCCGCCTGACGAGGGCTGCGGGGAGCGGGTGACCCTGAGTGCTATGTGCTCTCCCCTCGCGGCAGGGGTTGCTTGACTGCCAGAGCGCAGCTCCAGCGTGGGCGCTGGTGAGGGAGACGCGGGGTGACGGCATGGCAGAGCCTCCACGCTCCCCTGCCGCCCGGCTTGTCCTCGGGGCCCAAGGGGTCACGGAGGCTTTGGGAGGTCGGCCCACCTGTCACTGTGCGTGGTCCTCGCTGGCCTCCCCTGCCCACAGGCTCCCACACACACGAGGCAGGGACTTGGCACATTGTGTCCCTGCTCAGAAGTCCCCGCTAGCCCAGGGCCAGCAGCCCAGCCCTGCCGCCAGCGCTTGGGGCCGCGCGCACTGTGTGGGTGTTTGAGAGGCGGCGGCAGAGGGGCCGCGGGGGCGCACGGGGCGGCTCAGCAGGCGCGCCCTCCCTGCAGGTCAGCCAGAGCGGCCTCCCGGTGCTGTCCTCGCCATCCCCGGGCCAGCAGGTGCATACCCCGCAGTCGATGCCGCCTCCCCCGCAGCCGTCCCCGCAGCCCGGCCCTCCCAGCTCGCAGCCCAACTCCAATGTCAGGTAGGCCCGGCCGGGCGgcgccccccagccccagccccgccccggcccggctCACCGCCTCCTCTCTGCCAGCTCCGGCCCCGCCCCGTCCCCTAGCAGCTTCCTGCCCAGCCCCTCGCCACAGCCCTCCCAGAGCCCAGTGACGGCGCGCACCCCGCAGAACTTCAGCGTCCCCTCCCCAGGACCGCTGAACACCCCCGGTAAGTCGGGCGTGGGTCGGGCACAGCCATGCCCTCTGTGGGCTGGGCCGCGCTCACCAGGCCGTGTCCCTCAGTGAACCCCAGCTCCGTCATGAGCCCCGCGGGCTCCAGCCAGGCTGAGGAGCAGCAGTACCTGGACAAGCTGAAGCAGCTGTCCAAGTACATCGAGCCGCTGCGCCGCATGATCAACAAGATCGACAAGAATGAAGGTGGGCCTGCGGGCCGGcgggcggggcagggcggggcggggacCTCGGCCCTGTCTGAGGGTCTGCTTCTGCCCCAGACAGGAAAAAGGACCTGAGTAAGATGAAGAGCCTGCTGGACATCCTGACGGACCCCTCCAAGCGGTGAGCCTTGCTGCCCAGCCTGTGGGGACAGTGCTGCTCCCGCCGCTCACAGAGGGTCCCACCCCGTGGCCCTCACGGCCCTCTTGCTGGCCTTGAAGGGCCTCAGCCCAGCCCCCGACGTGCGGGTGGCCTTGGGTCGGTGATGGTCCCAGTGCCCACGTGTGCAGAAGGGGCACTGAGCTCCCACGCGCTGGCCGTGGGAGGGACCAGACTGTCTGAAAGGGGCTCAAAGGCAGGGCCACACCCTCAcgtcccttccctctcccaccagCCACTGAGCTGCTGAGGTCAGAGCTTGGCCAGCACCCCCCCGCAGGTGGTCTGGCCTGGGGACCCTGCCATCTCCTGGGGGCTTGGCTCAGGCTGGGAGCTCCTCTGGAATGTCCTCCCTGTTCTGCTCATCTGGGCGGAACGCTGGGCGCTGAGGGGTCCTGCGGGAGGTGGGCGGCCCTCTGGCCTCTCAGCCGTCgttgggtgggggcaggggcctggCCTCCATCCTCCCTGGACCTGTCATGGTGTGCCTTGTCCTGGGCGTGGGGCCGCCCTGCCTCAGACTCTGGGCCTGGGGACAGCGGGTGGGCTGGCGGGCTCCAGGGAGTGGTGCCGGTGGCCGAGGCCCCAGCCCACTCCGTCCAGAGGAGGCCAGGCTGTCCGTGGCTGGGTAGAGACCTGGGAGCGCTCGGCTCCCCGCCCCACATGGAGGGCCAGCCCCATCTTCCTCCCTCAGGTGCCCTCTGAAGACGCTGCAGAAATGTGAGATCGCCCTGGAGAAGCTCAAGAACGACATGGCGGTGgtgagtgggctgctgtgcctgGCGGTGTTGCTAGGGTCGGGGGCATCCTTGGCGGTCAGGGCTCACCACGGTCCAAGTACGAGCTGGAGCCTGCAGTCCGCGGGGGCGGGGGCCCTGCCCCGTGCGGTGGGTGAGGTGAGGGCGTGGGGGGATGCCTCTGGCTGCGGCCCTGTAGCACTCAGCTCTCGTGGCCCATGGGCCTGGCCGCCCTGCCTGTGGGGTGGAGCTTGTGGGGACGTCGGGAAGGCTGGCTGGGTGAGGACGAGGCCGGGGCCCACGAGCGGGCTGCTGACCCCAGCGTCCTGCCGCAGCCCACGCCCCCGCCGCCCGCAGTGCCCCCCACCAAGCAGCAGTACCTCTGCCAGCCGCTCCTGGACGCCGTCCTGGCCAACATCCGGTCGCCCGTCTTCAACCACTCCCTCTACCGCACCTTCGTGCCGGCCATGGCAGCCATCCACGGCCCGCCCATCCAGTGCGTGCCCTGGGGCTTGGCGGGTGGCCGGGCCGGACCGCAGCCTGGCCAGGGCGTCAGCAtggctgcctcctccagggccccGGTGGTGTCCACCCGGAAGCGGAAGTTTGAAGAGGATGAGCGGCAGAGCATCCCCAACGTGCTCCAGGGGGAGGTGGCCCGGCTGGACCCCAAGTTCCTGGTGAACTTAGACCCTTCGCACTGCAGCAACAACGGCACCGTCCACCTGATATGCAAGCTGGGTGAGTGCTGGGGCGGGGCTGGTGGGACCGCCTGCtcgccccagcccagccctcctggAACCTGGAACCTGCCCGCTGTCGTCCTTGGCCCACACGCCTGGGGGTGCACTTGCCTGGGGGCTGGCCCTGAGCCCGCTCTCTCTcatcccccaccccgccccgccccgggcaCAGAagcccctccctcccatccagctgCGGCTCTGTGCGCCTGAAGCCCTGAGGAGACGGGAAGCGCGGGAGTCAGCTCCTGGGCTCCGCACGGGCCTCCCCAGGGCCTCCAGGCCTGGCGGGCACTGCGGAATCTCAGGTGCCGCCTTGTGTGTTGCAGATGACAAGGACCTCCCCAGCGTGCCGCCGCTGGAGCTGAGCGTGCCCGCCGACTACCCCGCCCAGAGCCCGCTGTGGATCAACCGGCAGTGGCAGTACGGTGGGTGCCCAGGGGGCGGGCTCTGCTGAGGCCCTGCTGCCCTCCTCCTTGGTGGACGGAGCAGGCGGCCTCGCGGGCCCACAGAGAGGGGAGGCTCCCTGCCCACCGCACCCCTGCCGTGCTGACCAGCCGGCTCAGGGCCCCTGTGGGCCCCTGTGAGGCTCCTGGGGCCCCATCTCGGGGACAGGCCCCAAGAGCGCCCCCTTGGTGGAGACGTTCCTCCCCGCGCTCAGGGCTGGCCTGTAGAGGACTGGGCCCTGAGGCCCTCCCTGAGGGCAGTCCCCGCACCTGAGCCCCGGGCTGGGCGGGGCAGTGGAGGGCCCTGGCGGGGCGCAGAGGCTCACAGCCGCCCCTCCCCGCAGACGCCAACCCCTTCCTGCAGTCGGTGCACCAGTGCATGACCTCACGGCTGCTGCAGCTCCCTGACAAGCACTCGGTCACGGCCCTGCTCAACACCTGGGCCCAGAGCGTCCACCAGGCCTGCCTCTCTGCCGCTTAGCCGCACCGCCGCTGCCTGTCCAGCTTCCCGCCCTCCAGGGGCCACGGGGCAGCTGGCAGCCTCCTCAGGCCCCGTGTCGGACGTTTCTCAATGCTGGCTTCCTTAGAGAGCCCGGACCTAGGTTAGCTCTTCTGCTTTTCCTGCACCTCGGGACCAGCCACACACTTCCATGAGTGGAGAGGCCCCAGCCACGCCCTGGCCCTGCGCTCGCGGGCTGCTGTCCTCTGCAGGGCCCGTGTCTACTTGGCACCGTGGAGTCCTGCGTGAgccttggtgtgtgtgtgtgtgccggaaAGCCTTCTGCCGTTTCCCGGGGGGCGTGCAGGACGTAGGAGACCCTGAAGATGCACGCAGTGTTCCCCGACCATGGTTCGGGTTCAGGACGCGCCATGGGGTGCTCCGGGGTTGGGCGCTGGCTGCAGGGCCCCGACACCGCTGGGGCCTCACACCTCACCGCCCCGCCTCCCACCAGGCCTGGAGCCCGCTCAGCGCTGTGGGCCCTGGGAGCGGGGCGTCTGGGTGGCTCTCGCTCGTGgagctgtgtctgtgtgttaggCACTGGGCCCGCTCGGGTTGGGATGCTGTCCTTGGACCCGGCGTTCTGAGAGACTATGGGCTCCTGCTGGGGCGTTGGCCAGCTGGCTCTCTGTTGAAGAGAGGTCCCCTCTTTTTGTATGTGCATTACCGTGTCTTCTGTGGttcttataataaatttattattccTGTGTTTGTCATGGATTTGTCACTGtgtctccccgcccccccccccccccccccccccccccggtgaGTCAGGGGCCCTCTGTCCACTGAGGAGCGCTGCTGGGGCAGAGCCAGCTCCCCCACTTTGGAGGGGGGAACGCCCAGACTCCGTGGGGCTGGGAGGACTGTCCTGCTGGGCAGGGGTCTGAGACGAAGCTGTCGCTCTGGCAGATGGGGGGCGTCCTGCGGCCATCACTGGGCGGAGCCAGCATCCTGGGAGGACCTTGTCCCACAGCCGTGGCCCCTGCCCTCGGCGGAGGAAGGCGGGCCAGGCGGGGCGGCCACTCACCAGCTGTTTGTGCCGGTGGACACAGGACGGTGTCTTGGTCGGGTGCCTGGAAGGCAGCCCCCTGCGCTCTGGGCGGAGCGTGTGGGCTGCGCCTGAACTTGTTTCCTTCCAGGGCAGCCGCAGGTCTCAGCAGGCGGGGTGACCCCCGGTGGGCCCTGCCCACCGCCAGGCACACAGCTGGGGCACTCGGGGCCCCAGTGCCTCGGAGCCGGTGAGGGATGAGGCTCGCAACTGGGAGAAACGAGCTTTATTTCCAGTCTTCCGACAGGTAGGCTCATGCTTATTTCATAACACAGGCGTGAGAACGCGGAATAGCAAAATAACTGAACGGGAAAATAAGCAGTTCCCAGCCCTGAGGCCACGGGCGGCATCCGCCGTGGGCCTGGTTGATGGGAAGTTGGCTTGGCTTGCGAGCGCTGGGAGCCCGTGGGTGCGGCCGTGCGGCGTGGCGGCCGCACTGGCACTCAGAGCGGTGAGCGGCGCGGCCTCCGGCCCTGCACCGCCTGCAGCCGCCGCTGCCGCTCCGCGAAGCTGGTCTTGAGGCTCTGCTTCAGCGCTGGCAGGATGGCGCGCTCCGCCACAGGCGCCCGGCTCAGGATCAGGCTGGGGGCAGTGGGGGTCACCGTGggcgccctccccaccccgcagCCCCCAGGCGCAGAGGCGGCCCACCTCCCACCCGGGTAGGACTCACCATTTCTTAGAGATGCCCTTGGCGGCGACCTTGGGGAGCTGCGTGGACCCCAAGTGCGGGGCCTcctggtccctggagaagggagtcgGCTGTGAGCCCCAGAGGAGCAGGCCCAACCATGCCCCTGCGGCCTCCCAGGGCACCTACCTGGGGGAGCTGGGCCCAGCCTCCTCGGGGCCGGCCCTGGGCCTCTGGCTCCCTTCCAGGAGCGACCTGAGGTGTTGCAGctgaaggcagggaggagaggcgAGCTGGGTGGGGCGGTGGGGCCCCGgggcacccctcccctccccctcccctcccctcccctcctccccctcccctcacctcctgcgCCTGCAGGAGGTTGGCATTCCAC from Cervus canadensis isolate Bull #8, Minnesota chromosome 1, ASM1932006v1, whole genome shotgun sequence includes:
- the MED15 gene encoding mediator of RNA polymerase II transcription subunit 15 isoform X1, whose translation is MDVSGQETDWRSAAFRQKLVSQIEDAMRKAGVAHSKSSKDMESHVFLKAKTRDEYLSLVARLIIHFRDIHNKKSQASVSDPMNALQSLTGGPAAGAAGLGLPARGPGQALGGMGGLGAMGQPMPLSGQPPPGTSGMAPHNMAVVSTATPQTQLQLQQAALQQQQQQQFQAQQQAALQQQQQFQAQQSAMQQQFQAAVQQQQQLQQQQHLIKLHQQNQQQMQQQQLQRMAQLQLQQQALQAQPPIQQPPLQQPPPAPSQALPQQLQPPQHHPAPPQPPPQPQPQPLASQAPALPGQMLYAQPQLKLVRAPMVVQQPQVQPQVPPQTAVPTAPASQIVGPGVQVSQSGLPVLSSPSPGQQVHTPQSMPPPPQPSPQPGPPSSQPNSNVSSGPAPSPSSFLPSPSPQPSQSPVTARTPQNFSVPSPGPLNTPVNPSSVMSPAGSSQAEEQQYLDKLKQLSKYIEPLRRMINKIDKNEDRKKDLSKMKSLLDILTDPSKRCPLKTLQKCEIALEKLKNDMAVPTPPPPAVPPTKQQYLCQPLLDAVLANIRSPVFNHSLYRTFVPAMAAIHGPPIQAPVVSTRKRKFEEDERQSIPNVLQGEVARLDPKFLVNLDPSHCSNNGTVHLICKLDDKDLPSVPPLELSVPADYPAQSPLWINRQWQYDANPFLQSVHQCMTSRLLQLPDKHSVTALLNTWAQSVHQACLSAA
- the MED15 gene encoding mediator of RNA polymerase II transcription subunit 15 isoform X3, which produces MRKAGVAHSKSSKDMESHVFLKAKTRDEYLSLVARLIIHFRDIHNKKSQASVSDPMNALQSLTGGPAAGAAGLGLPARGPGQALGGMGGLGAMGQPMPLSGQPPPGTSGMAPHNMAVVSTATPQTQLQLQQAALQQQQQQQFQAQQQAALQQQQQFQAQQSAMQQQFQAAVQQQQQLQQQQHLIKLHQQNQQQVPMQQQQLQRMAQLQLQQQALQAQPPIQQPPLQQPPPAPSQALPQQLQPPQHHPAPPQPPPQPQPQPLASQAPALPGQMLYAQPQLKLVRAPMVVQQPQVQPQVPPQTAVPTAPASQIVGPGVQVSQSGLPVLSSPSPGQQVHTPQSMPPPPQPSPQPGPPSSQPNSNVSSGPAPSPSSFLPSPSPQPSQSPVTARTPQNFSVPSPGPLNTPVNPSSVMSPAGSSQAEEQQYLDKLKQLSKYIEPLRRMINKIDKNEDRKKDLSKMKSLLDILTDPSKRCPLKTLQKCEIALEKLKNDMAVPTPPPPAVPPTKQQYLCQPLLDAVLANIRSPVFNHSLYRTFVPAMAAIHGPPIQAPVVSTRKRKFEEDERQSIPNVLQGEVARLDPKFLVNLDPSHCSNNGTVHLICKLDDKDLPSVPPLELSVPADYPAQSPLWINRQWQYDANPFLQSVHQCMTSRLLQLPDKHSVTALLNTWAQSVHQACLSAA